A genomic window from Vitis riparia cultivar Riparia Gloire de Montpellier isolate 1030 chromosome 16, EGFV_Vit.rip_1.0, whole genome shotgun sequence includes:
- the LOC117934112 gene encoding receptor-like protein EIX1 encodes MLEMVGGSFQPLLGFTLLLLCVKPGLGSSIGEGDAEVGCIGRERQALLKFKQGIVDDFGILSSWGNEEDKTDCCRWEGVQCSNLTGHVVMLDLGAYGFNESRYLRGKISHSLLGLQHLRHLDLSGNNFEGESMPEFIGSFTKMRYLNLSSSHFFGTLPCQLGNLSNLNSLDLSGNSRMSSENLDWLSHLSSLTHLNLNGVNLSKVIQWPEAITKLPSLIELHLKSCDLPSLVTPSLSLVNSSASLVLLDLSFNQLHTASIYPWLFNFSNSLVHLDLSYNLLRGSLLGAFGNMVSLAYLDLSKNRLGGRIPTHFSGSLVHLELSNNLIRGSIPGTFGNMTSLASLGLSRNHLKGKIPKSFSSSLVYLDLSRNQIQGSIPDTFGNMTSLRTLSLSLNQLEGEIPKSFNNLCKLQTLELHRNNLAGVLAKNLLACANDTLEILDLSHNRFIGSLPDFIGFSSLTRLELGYNQLNGTLPESMAQLSQLQVLNIPWNSLQGTVSESHLFHLSKLQHFDLAFNSLLTLNLSSDWVPQFQPTHILLASCKLGPRFPGWLRSQKGVGWLDISGSGISDVIPNWFWNFSSHLYRLNISNNEITGIVPNLSLRFAHFAQMDMSSNRFEGSIPLFLFRAGWLDLSKNMFSGSISLLCAVGRGAVAYLDLSNNLLSGELPDCWAQWKGIVVLNLEGNNFSGKIPNSIGSLQAIQTLHLRNNNLIGELPLSLKNCTNLRVIDLGKNSLSGEIPSWIGRSLSNLIILNLRSNRFTGSISLDLCQLKRIQILDLSINNISGMIPRCFSNFTAMDQKGNLVIGYNYTIPYFKELSRRSSYIDEQLLQWKGRELEYKRTLGLVKSIDLSSNKLGGEIPREVTDLLELVSLNLSRNNLIGLIPPTIGQLKALDVLDLSRNQLIGKIPDGLSEITRLSVLDLSNNNLFDRIPLGTQLQSFNSSTYEGNPQLCGLPLLKKCPGDEIRKDSPTIEGYIREAANDLWLCISIVLGFIIGFWGVCGTLILKTSWRIAYFEFVTKAKDYLLRIARN; translated from the coding sequence atgtTGGAGATGGTTGGAGGGTCCTTTCAACCACTTCTAGGGTTCACTTTGCTCTTGCTGTGTGTTAAACCTGGCCTCGGATCCAGTATTGGCGAGGGTGATGCTGAAGTTGGGTGTATAGGGAGGGAGAGACAAGCTCTCCTGAAGTTTAAACAAGGCATTGTCGATGATTTTGGGATTCTTTCTTCATGGGGGAATGAAGAGGACAAAACAGACTGTTGCAGATGGGAAGGAGTCCAGTGTAGCAATCTAACAGGTCATGTAGTTATGCTTGATCTTGGCGCGTATGGATTCAATGAGAGCCGGTATTTAAGAGGTAAGATTAGTCATTCGTTGCTTGGATTGCAACACTTGCGTCATTTGGACCTCAGCGGCAACAATTTCGAAGGGGAGTCTATGCCTGAATTCATTGGTTCCTTCACCAAAATGAGATATCTCAATCTTTCTTCGTCCCACTTTTTTGGAACTCTTCCCTGTCAACTTGGAAATCTTTCAAACTTGAATTCTCTTGATCTCAGCGGTAATTCCCGCATGAGTTCTGAAAATCTTGACTGGCTTTCACACCTTTCTTCTTTAACACACCTTAACCTGAATGGCGTTAACCTCAGTAAAGTCATCCAATGGCCAGAAGCAATTACCAAACTTCCTTCTCTCATTGAACTACACCTAAAATCTTGTGATCTTCCTTCTCTAGTCACTCCATCTCTTTCCCTTGTTAATTCTTCTGCATCCCTTGTTCTCCTTGATCTCTCTTTTAATCAGCTCCATACTGCTTCCATATACCCCTGGTTGTTCAACTTCAGTAACAGCCTTGTTCATCTTGACCTCTCTTATAATCTTCTACGCGGTTCTCTTCTGGGTGCTTTTGGGAACATGGTCTCTCTTGCATATCTCGATCTCTCCAAGAATCGACTGGGAGGTAGGATTCCAACACATTTCAGTGGCAGCCTTGTTCATCTTGAGCTCTCTAACAATCTGATACGAGGTTCAATTCCGGGCACTTTTGGGAATATGACCTCTCTGGCATCTCTTGGTCTCTCTAGGAATCATCTTAAAGGCAAGATTCCAAAATCTTTTAGTAGTAGCCTTGTTTATCTTGACCTTTCTCGTAATCAGATACAAGGTTCAATTCCGGACACTTTTGGGAACATGACCTCTCTTAGAACTCTCAGCCTCTCTTTGAATCAACTTGAAGGTGAGATTCCAAAATCCTTCAACAATTTATGTAAGTTACAAACACTCGAGTTGCATCGAAACAATCTTGCTGGAGTACTTGCAAAAAACTTGTTGGCTTGTGCAAATGACACATTGGAGATTTTGGATTTATCTCATAACAGATTTATTGGATCACTCCCTGATTTTATTGGATTTTCATCGTTGACAAGGTTGGAACTTGGATACAATCAATTAAATGGGACTTTACCTGAAAGTATGGCACAGCTATCTCAGCTTCAAGTTTTGAATATTCCTTGGAATTCATTGCAAGGCACTGTTTCTGAATCCCACCTCTTTCATCTCTCCAAATTGCAACATTTTGACTTAGCTTTCAACTCCCTGTTGACTTTGAATTTGAGCTCAGACTGGGTTCCCCAATTTCAACCCACTCATATACTATTAGCCTCTTGCAAACTGGGACCACGTTTCCCAGGTTGGCTTCGATCTCAGAAAGGTGTTGGTTGGCTTGATATCTCAGGTTCTGGAATTTCGGATGTCATACCCAATTGGTTTTGGAATTTCAGTTCCCACTTATATCGGTTAAATATTTCCAACAATGAGATCACTGGAATTGTGCCGAATTTGTCATTAAGATTTGCTCATTTTGCTCAAATGGATATGAGTTCGAACCGTTTTGAGGGCTCAATACCACTGTTTCTTTTTCGAGCTGGATGGTTGGACTTGTCCAAAAACATGTTTTCAGGGTCAATTTCTTTATTGTGTGCAGTTGGTCGTGGAGCTGTGGCCTATCTCGACCTCTCAAATAACCTATTGTCAGGAGAGCTACCCGACTGTTGGGCACAATGGAAAGGAATAGTAGTTCTTAATTTAGAAGGTAACAATTTTTCTGGGAAAATTCCAAATTCAATCGGCTCCTTACAAGCAATTCAAACATTGCATTTGCGCAATAACAATTTAATAGGAGAATTGCCTTTGTCTTTGAAGAATTGCACAAATTTAAGGGTTATTGATTTGGGAAAAAATAGCCTGTCAGGAGAAATACCCTCTTGGATAGGAAGAAGTCTATCAAATTTGATTATTCTTAATTTAAGATCCAATAGATTTACTGGAAGTATATCTTTGGATTTGTGTCaactcaaaagaattcaaatattAGACCTTTCTATCAATAATATCTCAGGAATGATACCAAGATGCTTCAGCAATTTCACTGCTATGGATCAGAAGGGGAATTTAGTCATTGGATACAACTATACAATCCCTTATTTCAAAGAGTTGTCACGTCGAAGCTCTTATATTGATGAGCAGTTGCTTCAATGGAAAGGAAGAGAACTTGAGTACAAGAGAACTCTTGGACTTGTAAAGAGTATCGATCTTTCAAGTAACAAACTAGGAGGGGAGATTCCTAGAGAGGTAACCGATCTTTTAGAATTGGTTTCATTGAATTTATCACGAAATAATTTGATAGGATTAATCCCTCCTACAATTGGTCAATTGAAAGCATTGGATGTTCTTGACTTGTCTCGAAATCAACTTATAGGTAAAATTCCTGATGGTCTTTCTGAAATAACTCGCCTAAGTGTCTTAGATCTATCAAACAACAACTTATTTGATAGAATTCCATTGGGCACTCAACTACAGAGTTTTAATTCTTCCACATACGAGGGAAATCCTCAACTTTGTGGTCTACCCCTTCTAAAAAAGTGTCCTGGAGATGAAATAAGGAAAGATTCCCCCACCATTGAAGGGTACATTCGAGAAGCGGCAAATGACTTATGGTTGTGTATTAGCATTGTACTTGGATTCATAATAGGATTTTGGGGAGTCTGTGGCACTTTAATACTCAAAACCTCATGGAGAATTGCGTATTTTGAATTTGTGACGAAAGCAAAAGATTACCTACTAAGGATTGCACGAAACTAA